From the Apis cerana isolate GH-2021 linkage group LG3, AcerK_1.0, whole genome shotgun sequence genome, one window contains:
- the LOC107998209 gene encoding polycomb protein Pcl isoform X2, whose translation MSEPEESLAAPDSTTREQKLGFSHGDDVLLQHKDGKFYLGTIVEVDLAREKCLVKFMDNTSAWSSVKELTKLSMPDSDVMCVLCKKSQPKTDNDIIVCDKCGRGYHQLCHQPQILKEETAAEAHWMCKRCIDSQPRTREVIEPKTSMVKASIRKVCSGRDQPQPPPDDMTKLPYDPNMLNWDVHHRVNAEQIYCYCGLNGEWYTQMLQCARCKQWFHEKCVSCLTYPLYSGDRFYVFVCSMCNYGKEFVRRLELKWVDLVHLMLYNLTVYNAKKYYDLDTVIVPYANDNWNTLQLPPRIRDVSAQIRRESILGILTNNRNRFKCGREIKKRTTIWGLRVRLPPPCPIVNLPATGVIDDSVLRRCWGANKRLQYLPPPTGPISLPESTKQLTALKQSTAENLEIPVNPSDVVMRGTIYQNSEAEQSSCPSPSPPSQSTQSLRERYSGGGFVKKSFPFPKLSLQRRRRLMALGSSRERMLRKHKKREKGDAALSKAQGVREARYRKARKLLKNAIAKSKSRNSETSDLPPTPPTSVSGPPTPPATTSGISELSVPSSVELMYPLPPSTPADTSGDETSSRGTLDSFIPPPKDFEDRNGQVKRRRQHRRGRPSQQQIQQQYQHTASKTATILPARNNEVKSEFARNLRSSFNGASSSASSQIGNCVDYALNGRRLRQRQSNDKLPPPDPQPQKKGSVPSSPKCSPVKQSAPDISLDDLKSSVNIYFGAANRIAAGEKFVIRAKRIGPNGQTQYLIEWEGLNT comes from the exons ATGTCAGAGCCAGAAGAAAGTCTGGCAGCGCCGGATAGTACTACGAGGGAACAGAAATTGGGTTTCTCTCATGGGGATGATGTTCTTCTACAACACAaggatggaaaattttatcttggaACAATTGTTGAG GTGGATTTGGCAAGGGAGAAATGCCTTGTCAAATTTATGGACAACACCTCCGCATGGTCCTCTGTTAAGGAGCTGACAAAGCTTTCAATGCCAGATTCTGATGTTATGTGCGTTCTTTGTAAAAAATCTCAGCCCAAGACTGATAATGACATTATAGTTTGTGACAAATGTGGTCGTGGTTATCATCAACTTTGTCATCAg cctcagatattaaaagaagaaactgcAGCTGAGGCACATTGGATGTGTAAAAGATGTATAGATAGTCAACCAAGGACACGTGAAGTTATAGAACCAAAAACTTCTATGGTAAAGGCAAGTATCAGAAAAGTTTGCAGTGGTAGGGACCAACCTCAGCCACCACCAGATGATATGACAAAGTTGCCGTATGAT ccTAATATGTTAAATTGGGATGTACATCATAGAGTAAATGCAGaacaaatttattgttattgtggACTCAATGGTGAATGGTATACACAAATGTTGCAATGTGCTCGTTGCAAGCAATGGTTTCATGAAAAATGTGTTAGTTGCCTAACTTATCCTTTATACAGTGGAGATAG attttatgtatttgtttGTTCAATGTGCAATTATGGCAAAGAATTCGTACGGCGACTGGAATTGAAATGGGTAGATCTGGTGCACCTGATGTTGTACAATTTGACTGTTTACAATGCTAAAAAGTATTATGATTTGGACACTGTTATTGTACCTTATGCCAATGATAATTGGAATACTTTACAGCTTCCACCTCGG ATCAGGGATGTCAGTGCTCAAATACGCAGAGAATCTATACTAGGGATATTGACAAATAATAGAAACAGGTTTAAATGCGgcagagaaataaaaaaacgtaCTACGATATGGGGTCTTAGAGTTAGATTACCACCACCATGTCCAATTGTTAATCTTCCAGCAACTGGTGTAATAGATGATTCTGTGTTACGTAGATGCTGGGGTGCTAATAAAAGACTGCAATATCTTCCTCCACCTACAGG ACCGATATCTTTACCAGAAAGTACAAAACAATTAACTGCATTAAAACAAAGCACAgcagaaaatttagaaattccaGTGAATCCATCGGATGTAGTGATGCGTGGAACAATTTATCAAAACTCGGAAGCAGAACAAAGTTCGTGTCCAAGTCCAAGTCCACCGAGTCAATCTACACAATCTTTACGAGAAAg gTATAGTGGAGGTGGCTTTGTAAAGAAATCATTCCCATTTCCTAAACTCAGTTTACAAAGAAGAAGACGTTTAATGGCGTTAGGAAGTTCTCGTGAAAGAATGTTACGTAAAcataagaaaagagaaaaaggtgaTGCTGCCTTGAGTAAGGCTCAAGGTGTTCGAGAAGCTAGATATAGAAAAGCGAGGAAACTGCTAAAAAACGCTATAGCTAAG AGCAAATCTCGAAACTCGGAAACATCTGATCTACCACCTACGCCTCCAACTTCAGTTTCTGGTCCACCTACACCCCCTGCTACAACCTCGGGTATATCTGAATTATCTGTGCCTAGTTCCGTGGAATTGATGTATCCTTTACCACCATCGACGCCTGCGGATACAAGTGGGGATGAAACTAGTTCAAGAGGGACTTTGGACTCCTTTATTCCACCACCCAAGGACTTTGAAG ACAGAAATGGGCAAGTAAAACGTAGACGTCAACATCGGAGAGGACGTCCGTCGCAACAACAAATACAACAACAATATCAACATACTGCCAGTAAGACGGCAACCATCTTACCGGCGCGTAATAACGAAGTTAAAAGTGAGTTTGCAAGGAATTTAAGAAGTTCGTTTAACGGTGCCTCAAGCAGTGCTAGTAGTCAAATTGGAAATTGTGTTGATTATGCCTTAAATGGAAGGAGACTTAGACAACGTCAAAGCAATGACAAATTACCACCCCCGGATCCGCAACCGCAAAAGAAAGGTAGTGTACCTTCATCTCCAAAGTGTTCACCCGTTAAACAAAGTGCGCCCGACATATCTCTGGATGATCTAAAGTCATCGGTGAACATATATTTTGGAGCAGCTAATAGAATCGCTGCTGGTGAAAAGTTTGTCATCAGAGCAAAAAGGATAGGACCAAACGGTCAGACTCAATATCTAATCGAGTGGGAGGGACTTAACacttaa
- the LOC107998209 gene encoding polycomb protein Pcl isoform X1 gives MSEPEESLAAPDSTTREQKLGFSHGDDVLLQHKDGKFYLGTIVEVDLAREKCLVKFMDNTSAWSSVKELTKLSMPDSDVMCVLCKKSQPKTDNDIIVCDKCGRGYHQLCHQPQILKEETAAEAHWMCKRCIDSQPRTREVIEPKTSMVKASIRKVCSGRDQPQPPPDDMTKLPYDPNMLNWDVHHRVNAEQIYCYCGLNGEWYTQMLQCARCKQWFHEKCVSCLTYPLYSGDRFYVFVCSMCNYGKEFVRRLELKWVDLVHLMLYNLTVYNAKKYYDLDTVIVPYANDNWNTLQLPPRIRDVSAQIRRESILGILTNNRNRFKCGREIKKRTTIWGLRVRLPPPCPIVNLPATGVIDDSVLRRCWGANKRLQYLPPPTGPISLPESTKQLTALKQSTAENLEIPVNPSDVVMRGTIYQNSEAEQSSCPSPSPPSQSTQSLRERYSGGGFVKKSFPFPKLSLQRRRRLMALGSSRERMLRKHKKREKGDAALSKAQGVREARYRKARKLLKNAIAKSKSRNSETSDLPPTPPTSVSGPPTPPATTSGISELSVPSSVELMYPLPPSTPADTSGDETSSRGTLDSFIPPPKDFEGKNNPFRNLSDLLGTPGNLNQTNSSTPSPYNQCPITLPLPLTPVISQPPVVRPAKRQLSEKDIIIDRNGQVKRRRQHRRGRPSQQQIQQQYQHTASKTATILPARNNEVKSEFARNLRSSFNGASSSASSQIGNCVDYALNGRRLRQRQSNDKLPPPDPQPQKKGSVPSSPKCSPVKQSAPDISLDDLKSSVNIYFGAANRIAAGEKFVIRAKRIGPNGQTQYLIEWEGLNT, from the exons ATGTCAGAGCCAGAAGAAAGTCTGGCAGCGCCGGATAGTACTACGAGGGAACAGAAATTGGGTTTCTCTCATGGGGATGATGTTCTTCTACAACACAaggatggaaaattttatcttggaACAATTGTTGAG GTGGATTTGGCAAGGGAGAAATGCCTTGTCAAATTTATGGACAACACCTCCGCATGGTCCTCTGTTAAGGAGCTGACAAAGCTTTCAATGCCAGATTCTGATGTTATGTGCGTTCTTTGTAAAAAATCTCAGCCCAAGACTGATAATGACATTATAGTTTGTGACAAATGTGGTCGTGGTTATCATCAACTTTGTCATCAg cctcagatattaaaagaagaaactgcAGCTGAGGCACATTGGATGTGTAAAAGATGTATAGATAGTCAACCAAGGACACGTGAAGTTATAGAACCAAAAACTTCTATGGTAAAGGCAAGTATCAGAAAAGTTTGCAGTGGTAGGGACCAACCTCAGCCACCACCAGATGATATGACAAAGTTGCCGTATGAT ccTAATATGTTAAATTGGGATGTACATCATAGAGTAAATGCAGaacaaatttattgttattgtggACTCAATGGTGAATGGTATACACAAATGTTGCAATGTGCTCGTTGCAAGCAATGGTTTCATGAAAAATGTGTTAGTTGCCTAACTTATCCTTTATACAGTGGAGATAG attttatgtatttgtttGTTCAATGTGCAATTATGGCAAAGAATTCGTACGGCGACTGGAATTGAAATGGGTAGATCTGGTGCACCTGATGTTGTACAATTTGACTGTTTACAATGCTAAAAAGTATTATGATTTGGACACTGTTATTGTACCTTATGCCAATGATAATTGGAATACTTTACAGCTTCCACCTCGG ATCAGGGATGTCAGTGCTCAAATACGCAGAGAATCTATACTAGGGATATTGACAAATAATAGAAACAGGTTTAAATGCGgcagagaaataaaaaaacgtaCTACGATATGGGGTCTTAGAGTTAGATTACCACCACCATGTCCAATTGTTAATCTTCCAGCAACTGGTGTAATAGATGATTCTGTGTTACGTAGATGCTGGGGTGCTAATAAAAGACTGCAATATCTTCCTCCACCTACAGG ACCGATATCTTTACCAGAAAGTACAAAACAATTAACTGCATTAAAACAAAGCACAgcagaaaatttagaaattccaGTGAATCCATCGGATGTAGTGATGCGTGGAACAATTTATCAAAACTCGGAAGCAGAACAAAGTTCGTGTCCAAGTCCAAGTCCACCGAGTCAATCTACACAATCTTTACGAGAAAg gTATAGTGGAGGTGGCTTTGTAAAGAAATCATTCCCATTTCCTAAACTCAGTTTACAAAGAAGAAGACGTTTAATGGCGTTAGGAAGTTCTCGTGAAAGAATGTTACGTAAAcataagaaaagagaaaaaggtgaTGCTGCCTTGAGTAAGGCTCAAGGTGTTCGAGAAGCTAGATATAGAAAAGCGAGGAAACTGCTAAAAAACGCTATAGCTAAG AGCAAATCTCGAAACTCGGAAACATCTGATCTACCACCTACGCCTCCAACTTCAGTTTCTGGTCCACCTACACCCCCTGCTACAACCTCGGGTATATCTGAATTATCTGTGCCTAGTTCCGTGGAATTGATGTATCCTTTACCACCATCGACGCCTGCGGATACAAGTGGGGATGAAACTAGTTCAAGAGGGACTTTGGACTCCTTTATTCCACCACCCAAGGACTTTGAAGGCAAGAATAATCCTTTTAGAAATCTCAGTGATTTATTGGGTACACCCGGTAATCTCAATCAAACAAATTCAAGTACCCCGTCACCGTACAATCAATGTCCAATCACATTACCTCTACCGCTTACTCCTGTTATATCTCAACCGCCGGTAGTACGGCCAGCCAAAAGACAATTATCGGAAAAAGACATTATTATAGACAGAAATGGGCAAGTAAAACGTAGACGTCAACATCGGAGAGGACGTCCGTCGCAACAACAAATACAACAACAATATCAACATACTGCCAGTAAGACGGCAACCATCTTACCGGCGCGTAATAACGAAGTTAAAAGTGAGTTTGCAAGGAATTTAAGAAGTTCGTTTAACGGTGCCTCAAGCAGTGCTAGTAGTCAAATTGGAAATTGTGTTGATTATGCCTTAAATGGAAGGAGACTTAGACAACGTCAAAGCAATGACAAATTACCACCCCCGGATCCGCAACCGCAAAAGAAAGGTAGTGTACCTTCATCTCCAAAGTGTTCACCCGTTAAACAAAGTGCGCCCGACATATCTCTGGATGATCTAAAGTCATCGGTGAACATATATTTTGGAGCAGCTAATAGAATCGCTGCTGGTGAAAAGTTTGTCATCAGAGCAAAAAGGATAGGACCAAACGGTCAGACTCAATATCTAATCGAGTGGGAGGGACTTAACacttaa